CAATGATTCATATCATTGGTTTTATGAAATATAGCAAATAAAGTTATGCTTTTATGAATTGATTAACATCTAACACAAAAATCGTTGCGCCTCCAACTTGTACTTCGACAGGAGTAGATGAGAATATTCCAAATTCACTTGAAATAGCATTTGGAACTAATTTTGTTCTCCTTCTTGAGGTTTCACTAATTACTTGAATACATTTATCAAGAAGTTCATCTTGAACACCGATGATCATTGTTGTATTTCCACTCATCAAGAAACCACCTGTAGTCGCAAGTTTTGTGACAAAGAAGTTTTCTTTAATCAACGTTTTAATGACTTTACTTGCATCTTCATTCGATACAATTGCCATTACCAGTTTCATCATACAACACCACCTTTTTGATTATTTTATCATAATTTACAAAAAAATCAAATAGCGATTATGAAAATATATCATAATTTATCAATAAAATGCAACTATTTTCATTAAAAAAACACTAGATATCTAGTGTTTTTTAATATTATCCAATTGAACCTGTCATTTCTAATTTGATTAACTGATTTAATTCAACTGCATATTCCATTGGTAGTTCTCTTGCGAAAGGTTCAATAAATCCCATTACAATCATTTCAGTTGCTTCTTCTTCTGTAAGCCCTCTACTCATTAAGTAAAATAGTTGTTCGTCACTTACTTTCGAAACAGTTGCTTCATGTTCAATTTGACCT
The sequence above is drawn from the Bacillota bacterium genome and encodes:
- a CDS encoding cyclic-di-AMP receptor, which translates into the protein MKLVMAIVSNEDASKVIKTLIKENFFVTKLATTGGFLMSGNTTMIIGVQDELLDKCIQVISETSRRRTKLVPNAISSEFGIFSSTPVEVQVGGATIFVLDVNQFIKA